Genomic DNA from Halobaculum sp. MBLA0147:
CGCACCCACGGGGACCGCGACGAGCACCCAGCCGATCAAGAACGGTGCCGCGACCCCGGCGAGGTGGACGAGTCCGTCGGCCGTCGGCGGGAACCCGACCGTCTCGTGGCGGAGCGTCCCGGCGTACAGGAACGCCAGGACGACGAACACGTCGCCGGCCGCCAGCGGGAGCGTCCCGCGGTCGACCCTGCGATCCAAGAACTCCGATGCTGTCGCCATACCGGTGGCTGGCCCCCGCTCGGCTTAACCGTCCGGGTTTCCCCGCCGGTGTGGCCCTGCGTCACGCACTCCTCCAGGGATCACTGTGCGTCACGTCTCTGTGGACGCGCCACCGTGGGTCGGCTCGTGCCGTTCGTCACCCCGCCCACGCGGAACGACCCCGACGACGGTGTACCCGAACCCCGGCTGGAGGGTGTAGGCTCGCAGCCCCGCCGCTCGGAGCTGCTCGCGGATGTCCTCGGGTGTCGCGAAGACGGAGTCCATCCCCGCGAGGTGTTCCAGCCGGGCCAGCGCCCACCCGCGTAGTGTCGTCGGGTCGAACTCCCGAACCACCACCACCCCGCCGGGGGCGACGGTCTCGCTCAGTGCCGTCAGTGCCGCCGGCCAGTCCGGGACGTGGTGGAGCGCGTCCGCGATTACGACGGCGTCCACAGCACCGGGTCGGATCGGTGGCCGGCGGGCGTCACCGCGCACCGCGGCGAGTCCGTCCGCCGCCGCACGCCCGAGCATCCCCGCCGAGACGTCGAGTACCGTCACGTCCGCAGTGCCGGACGAAGAGCCGCTGTCTGTCTCGGCATCCGTCCGCGAGGGACCCGCCCTCGTGTGTCCGTCCGCCCACGTCCCGTCCGTGGCGACGCGGACCGCCCGCGCCGCTCGGCCGGTGCCGCCGGCGGCGTCGAGGACTCGCCTGATCGAGCGGTCGGCCAGCCGGAAGCCGGCTCGGAGGTCGGCGGGCCGGACTGGCGGCATCGCCACGTCGTACAGCGGCGCGATCCGGTCGAAGAAGCGCACGTCACCCGGCCCGTGGCGCCCGACACTGTGACTCACACCCCGACTCCGTCCGCCAGAGAGATAGACGTACTGTCTCCGGTGGAGGACGACCTCGACGACTGAGAGCACGTCGACGAGGAGACGACGCAGACACAGGTGGTGGTGACGACGCACCCGGTCGTGACCGGATCGGCCGCGACCTTTTGTACCCCGCCGAGGGAACTCCCGGTGTGCAGTACCGCGTGCTCGGGTGGGCGCCCGACGGGCCGCGACTCCGACTCGACTACCGGGCGTTCGCCTACGCCGGGAAGATCACCACACCGGCGACGGGTGTGAGTGTCGCGACCGATCCGGACGCGGCGCCGACGGAGACGCTGGAGCTCGAGGGTCCCGACCCCGAACCACTCCCCGCGTCGGCGACCGGCGACGGGTGGATCGACCCGCCGGCGGACCCGGTGGTCGCGGCGGTCGCACACAACGCCGACCGGACCGACGAAACGACGCTGTGGTGTCGGTACGTGACGGTTCGCAGCGACCGCCGTGGCGAGGGGCTCGGTGCGCGACTCCTCCGGTTCACCGCCGACCGCGCCGCGACGGCCGGCTACGAGACCGCACGGATCGCCGTCAACAACCCGTTCTC
This window encodes:
- a CDS encoding DUF3054 domain-containing protein, encoding MATASEFLDRRVDRGTLPLAAGDVFVVLAFLYAGTLRHETVGFPPTADGLVHLAGVAAPFLIGWVLVAVPVGAYSPGAGESAKASVPLVVRSWIGAAVVGLLLRATPLFSGGVEPTFAVVMLVVGAVSLGLFRAVALRLSS
- a CDS encoding class I SAM-dependent methyltransferase, which encodes MSHSVGRHGPGDVRFFDRIAPLYDVAMPPVRPADLRAGFRLADRSIRRVLDAAGGTGRAARAVRVATDGTWADGHTRAGPSRTDAETDSGSSSGTADVTVLDVSAGMLGRAAADGLAAVRGDARRPPIRPGAVDAVVIADALHHVPDWPAALTALSETVAPGGVVVVREFDPTTLRGWALARLEHLAGMDSVFATPEDIREQLRAAGLRAYTLQPGFGYTVVGVVPRGRGDERHEPTHGGASTET
- a CDS encoding GNAT family N-acetyltransferase; this translates as MQYRVLGWAPDGPRLRLDYRAFAYAGKITTPATGVSVATDPDAAPTETLELEGPDPEPLPASATGDGWIDPPADPVVAAVAHNADRTDETTLWCRYVTVRSDRRGEGLGARLLRFTADRAATAGYETARIAVNNPFSYGAASKAGFASTGRTTGLAELVLERSTTDATPPDPETYRRGLAVFRDRDDLAPEEAAYVDRHLDGDPPDLIAPE